The Bradysia coprophila strain Holo2 chromosome II, BU_Bcop_v1, whole genome shotgun sequence genome has a segment encoding these proteins:
- the LOC119068934 gene encoding protocadherin beta-12 isoform X2, with protein MWLFLVLLIFRITIVFGQSPIIDSRCYLDGGGSAESFLASEDMTVGSVIGKLRVKGNPSENLGDINISLREKGSPVKIAPGTKDIVLIMPLDKEGIAGPSSVYVNVICDRRHSTDPSFVIPVNIRVTDVNDNAPEWIGAPYSLHLSEVTVPGTRILQGARAVDKDQQGAFATVEYQVLKGPFSDYVSFVTPLEGTLVLRKSLDYEALKNFTVMLRAQDQGTPPKFSDTTLRVVVEDADDQNPKFLRDSYRAELLPDGKTGELKILPEPMKAVDQDEGLKAPVQYTLMQSVESKHFAINSRTGAINLVTPLPSAEMMHGITLVIKATQLNNVDRYALTTLILFRNEGHQTKPINTRLTFLQSKFQTKVPENLSVGSRLLALPTNHPRRHLQYLISDHKAANQFSMGALGEIILQQPLDYEKSAQHRFTVMATDGISNATTEVNIDVMDVNDWEPRFRQGHYEFVVTKGANEPVPLGKLEAADGDKNDGVSIAIRGAHAHYFDVDSEGMLWMKQMPNVTLVHLLATATDTGIPPKSSSVPVTIAMENVTTLQSSWASGILGVFGAVIALFILVITAMSIYIYKQKKPNGKNRIHSHDSSVSAANLVNHEKAVSGANFLGNSNIRMANPLNNNNNHGGSGSSISAGASTILAASLEREAQREREREKDNYTATVRSIISRASAARGGQLFDNDMDRDSISNSDIARPVVWNVTQEDNPEDGRGFQRAKKLSWSNGGAGPIVVNGHKTDLMASTDNMGSTENNLTVYF; from the exons atGTGGTTGTTTCTGGTGCTGCTAATATTTCGGATAACTATTGTATTTG GTCAATCTCCAATAATCGATTCGCGATGCTACTTAGATGGTGGAGGATCGGCAGAAAGTTTTCTAGCTAGCGAGGATATGACGGTGGGATCAGTTATAG GCAAACTACGCGTTAAGGGAAATCCAAGCGAAAATTTGGGTGATATTAATATTAGTCTACGGGAAAAAGGATCACCGGTTAAAATTGCTCCCGGCACCAAAGACATTGTCCTGATCATGCCTCTGGACAAAGAAGGTATAGCAGGTCCATCATCTGTCTATGTCAATGTCATATGCGATCGCAGGCACTCAACCGATCCG AGTTTCGTCATACCTGTTAATATTCGTGTCACCGATGTCAATGACAATGCTCCCGAATGGATTGGAGCACCTTATTCATTACATTTATCGGAAGTAACCGTTCCAGGCACCAG AATTTTACAAGGTGCACGAGCAGTGGACAAAGATCAACAGGGTGCATTCGCAACGGTAGAATATCAAGTGTTAAAGGGACCGTTTTCGGATTACGTGTCGTTTGTCACTCCGCTCGAAGGAACACTTGTGCTGCGAAAATCATTAGACTACGAAGCGTTAAAGAATTTCACGGTGATGTTACGCGCACAAGACCAAGGCACTCCACCGAAATTCTCCGACACAACGCTACGAGTTGTGGTTGAAGATGCTGACGATCAGAATCCAAAATTTTTGCGTGATTCATATCGAGCTGAATTGTTGCCGGATGGTAAAACTGGTGAATTGAAAATACTGCCGGAACCAATGAAGGCTGTTGATCAG GACGAAGGGCTAAAGGCTCCAGTTCAGTACACCTTAATGCAATCAGTCGAGTCGAAGCACTTTGCAATCAATTCTCGAACTGGAGCAATTAATCTTGTTACGCCACTGCCGTCAGCCGAGATGATGCATGGAATAACTCTTGTGATAAAAGCTACTCAATTGAACAATGTGGATCGCTACGCTCTGACCACATTGATTCTATTCCGCAATGAAGGCCACCAAACGAAACCAATCAACACCAGACTAACGTTCCTCCAATCGAAATTCCAAacaaaagtcccggaaaattTAAGTGTTGGAAGTCGCTTGCTAGCCCTGCCCACCAATCATCCGCGACGTCATCTGCAGTATCTCATTTCCGATCATAAGGCAGCGAATCAATTCTCAATGGGGGCGTTAGGTGAAATCATTCTCCAACAACCACTCGACTATGAGAAATCAGCACAACATCGATTTACTGTTATGGCTACCGATGGCATATCAAACGCAACGACAGAGGTCAATATTGATGTGATGGACGTTAATGACTGGGAACCACGCTTCCGACAAGGTCATTATGAGTTTGTGGTCACGAAAGGTGCAAATGAACCAGTACCACTGGGAAAACTAGAGGCGGCTGATGGTGACAAAAATGATGGAGTCAGTATAGCCATTCGTGGCGCTCATGCTCATTATTTTGATGTTGATAGTGAAGGAATGCTGTGGATGAAACAAATGCCGAATGTTACATTAGTACATCTGCTGGCGACCGCAACGGACACTGGGATACCGCCGAAAAGTAGTTCCGTTCCGGTCACAATTGCTATGGAAAACGTAACAACGTTACAGTCGAGCTGGGCATCAGGAATTCTAGGCGTTTTCGGTGCTGTGATTGCTCTATTCATTCTCGTCATCACGGCTATGTCAATATACATctacaaacagaaaaaaccGAACGGTAAAAATCGCATTCACAGTCACGACAGCAGTGTATCTGCAGCAAATTTGGTAAATCACGAGAAAGCGGTTAGCGGAGCTAATTTCTTGGGTAATAGCAACATTAGAATGGCTAATCCATtgaacaacaataataatcaTGGCGGATCGGGCAGTAGTATCAGTGCTGGAGCGTCAACGATTTTGGCAGCAAGTTTAGAACGGGAAGCACAACGCGAAAGAGAACGAGAGAAAGATAATTACACTGCGACAGTTCGAA gCATTATTTCACGAGCATCAGCAGCCAGAGGCGGTCAATTGTTCGACAACGATATGGATAGAGACTCCATATCCAATTCTGACATTGCACGACCCGTTGTGTGGAATGTTACTCAAGAGGACAATCCAGAGGATGGTAGAGGCTTTCAGCGAGCGAAAAAGTTAAGTTGGAGCAATGGCGGTGCTGGTCCGATTGTGGTAAATGGTCATAAG ACTGATTTGATGGCTTCCACCGACAATATGGGATCCACGGAAAATAATCTCACAGTTTACTTTTAA
- the LOC119068934 gene encoding protocadherin beta-12 isoform X1, with protein sequence MWLFLVLLIFRITIVFGQSPIIDSRCYLDGGGSAESFLASEDMTVGSVIGKLRVKGNPSENLGDINISLREKGSPVKIAPGTKDIVLIMPLDKEGIAGPSSVYVNVICDRRHSTDPSFVIPVNIRVTDVNDNAPEWIGAPYSLHLSEVTVPGTRILQGARAVDKDQQGAFATVEYQVLKGPFSDYVSFVTPLEGTLVLRKSLDYEALKNFTVMLRAQDQGTPPKFSDTTLRVVVEDADDQNPKFLRDSYRAELLPDGKTGELKILPEPMKAVDQDEGLKAPVQYTLMQSVESKHFAINSRTGAINLVTPLPSAEMMHGITLVIKATQLNNVDRYALTTLILFRNEGHQTKPINTRLTFLQSKFQTKVPENLSVGSRLLALPTNHPRRHLQYLISDHKAANQFSMGALGEIILQQPLDYEKSAQHRFTVMATDGISNATTEVNIDVMDVNDWEPRFRQGHYEFVVTKGANEPVPLGKLEAADGDKNDGVSIAIRGAHAHYFDVDSEGMLWMKQMPNVTLVHLLATATDTGIPPKSSSVPVTIAMENVTTLQSSWASGILGVFGAVIALFILVITAMSIYIYKQKKPNGKNRIHSHDSSVSAANLVNHEKAVSGANFLGNSNIRMANPLNNNNNHGGSGSSISAGASTILAASLEREAQREREREKDNYTATVRSIISRASAARGGQLFDNDMDRDSISNSDIARPVVWNVTQEDNPEDGRGFQRAKKLSWSNGGAGPIVVNGHKTMMFQTDLMASTDNMGSTENNLTVYF encoded by the exons atGTGGTTGTTTCTGGTGCTGCTAATATTTCGGATAACTATTGTATTTG GTCAATCTCCAATAATCGATTCGCGATGCTACTTAGATGGTGGAGGATCGGCAGAAAGTTTTCTAGCTAGCGAGGATATGACGGTGGGATCAGTTATAG GCAAACTACGCGTTAAGGGAAATCCAAGCGAAAATTTGGGTGATATTAATATTAGTCTACGGGAAAAAGGATCACCGGTTAAAATTGCTCCCGGCACCAAAGACATTGTCCTGATCATGCCTCTGGACAAAGAAGGTATAGCAGGTCCATCATCTGTCTATGTCAATGTCATATGCGATCGCAGGCACTCAACCGATCCG AGTTTCGTCATACCTGTTAATATTCGTGTCACCGATGTCAATGACAATGCTCCCGAATGGATTGGAGCACCTTATTCATTACATTTATCGGAAGTAACCGTTCCAGGCACCAG AATTTTACAAGGTGCACGAGCAGTGGACAAAGATCAACAGGGTGCATTCGCAACGGTAGAATATCAAGTGTTAAAGGGACCGTTTTCGGATTACGTGTCGTTTGTCACTCCGCTCGAAGGAACACTTGTGCTGCGAAAATCATTAGACTACGAAGCGTTAAAGAATTTCACGGTGATGTTACGCGCACAAGACCAAGGCACTCCACCGAAATTCTCCGACACAACGCTACGAGTTGTGGTTGAAGATGCTGACGATCAGAATCCAAAATTTTTGCGTGATTCATATCGAGCTGAATTGTTGCCGGATGGTAAAACTGGTGAATTGAAAATACTGCCGGAACCAATGAAGGCTGTTGATCAG GACGAAGGGCTAAAGGCTCCAGTTCAGTACACCTTAATGCAATCAGTCGAGTCGAAGCACTTTGCAATCAATTCTCGAACTGGAGCAATTAATCTTGTTACGCCACTGCCGTCAGCCGAGATGATGCATGGAATAACTCTTGTGATAAAAGCTACTCAATTGAACAATGTGGATCGCTACGCTCTGACCACATTGATTCTATTCCGCAATGAAGGCCACCAAACGAAACCAATCAACACCAGACTAACGTTCCTCCAATCGAAATTCCAAacaaaagtcccggaaaattTAAGTGTTGGAAGTCGCTTGCTAGCCCTGCCCACCAATCATCCGCGACGTCATCTGCAGTATCTCATTTCCGATCATAAGGCAGCGAATCAATTCTCAATGGGGGCGTTAGGTGAAATCATTCTCCAACAACCACTCGACTATGAGAAATCAGCACAACATCGATTTACTGTTATGGCTACCGATGGCATATCAAACGCAACGACAGAGGTCAATATTGATGTGATGGACGTTAATGACTGGGAACCACGCTTCCGACAAGGTCATTATGAGTTTGTGGTCACGAAAGGTGCAAATGAACCAGTACCACTGGGAAAACTAGAGGCGGCTGATGGTGACAAAAATGATGGAGTCAGTATAGCCATTCGTGGCGCTCATGCTCATTATTTTGATGTTGATAGTGAAGGAATGCTGTGGATGAAACAAATGCCGAATGTTACATTAGTACATCTGCTGGCGACCGCAACGGACACTGGGATACCGCCGAAAAGTAGTTCCGTTCCGGTCACAATTGCTATGGAAAACGTAACAACGTTACAGTCGAGCTGGGCATCAGGAATTCTAGGCGTTTTCGGTGCTGTGATTGCTCTATTCATTCTCGTCATCACGGCTATGTCAATATACATctacaaacagaaaaaaccGAACGGTAAAAATCGCATTCACAGTCACGACAGCAGTGTATCTGCAGCAAATTTGGTAAATCACGAGAAAGCGGTTAGCGGAGCTAATTTCTTGGGTAATAGCAACATTAGAATGGCTAATCCATtgaacaacaataataatcaTGGCGGATCGGGCAGTAGTATCAGTGCTGGAGCGTCAACGATTTTGGCAGCAAGTTTAGAACGGGAAGCACAACGCGAAAGAGAACGAGAGAAAGATAATTACACTGCGACAGTTCGAA gCATTATTTCACGAGCATCAGCAGCCAGAGGCGGTCAATTGTTCGACAACGATATGGATAGAGACTCCATATCCAATTCTGACATTGCACGACCCGTTGTGTGGAATGTTACTCAAGAGGACAATCCAGAGGATGGTAGAGGCTTTCAGCGAGCGAAAAAGTTAAGTTGGAGCAATGGCGGTGCTGGTCCGATTGTGGTAAATGGTCATAAG ACAATGATGTTTCAGACTGATTTGATGGCTTCCACCGACAATATGGGATCCACGGAAAATAATCTCACAGTTTACTTTTAA